In one Sphingomonas hankookensis genomic region, the following are encoded:
- a CDS encoding acetyl-CoA C-acetyltransferase has product MSDVVIVAAKRTPVGSFLGSFAAVPAHELGRQAIAAALEQAGVAPEDVSEVILGQVLTAGHGQNPARQASMAAGLPKEVPAWGINQVCGSGLRAVALAAQAIQTGDATIVVAGGQESMSLAAHAVQLRAGTKMGDGSMVDTMIKDGLTDVFNGYHMGITAENLAAQYDLTRGEQDAFAVQSQNRAEAARAEGRFKDEIAPVTIKGRKGDTVVDQDEYIRAGATVDGVSGLRPAFKKDGTVTAANASGLNDGAAALVVMSADEAAKRGLEPLATIKSWATAGVDPSIMGIGPVPASRRALEKAGWSVEDLDLVEANEAFAAQALAVGKDMGWTADKVNVNGGAIAIGHPIGASGARVLTTLLYEMKRRDAKKGLATLCIGGGMGIAMCVER; this is encoded by the coding sequence ATGTCCGACGTCGTTATCGTTGCCGCCAAGCGTACGCCTGTTGGTAGTTTCCTGGGCTCCTTTGCCGCGGTGCCCGCGCACGAACTCGGGCGGCAGGCGATCGCGGCCGCGCTGGAGCAGGCGGGTGTCGCGCCGGAGGATGTGTCGGAAGTGATCCTGGGCCAGGTGCTGACCGCCGGCCACGGCCAGAACCCGGCGCGGCAGGCGTCGATGGCGGCGGGTCTTCCCAAGGAAGTCCCGGCATGGGGCATCAACCAGGTCTGCGGATCGGGCCTGCGCGCGGTTGCGCTGGCGGCACAGGCGATCCAGACCGGCGATGCGACGATCGTCGTCGCGGGCGGACAGGAAAGCATGTCGCTCGCCGCCCATGCGGTACAGCTGCGCGCCGGCACCAAGATGGGCGACGGATCGATGGTCGACACGATGATCAAGGACGGCCTGACCGACGTCTTCAACGGCTACCACATGGGCATCACCGCCGAGAACCTGGCGGCGCAATATGATCTGACGCGCGGCGAACAGGACGCATTCGCCGTCCAGTCGCAGAACCGCGCCGAGGCCGCCCGCGCCGAGGGCCGCTTCAAGGACGAGATCGCGCCGGTCACGATCAAGGGCCGCAAGGGCGACACCGTCGTGGACCAGGACGAATATATCCGCGCCGGTGCCACCGTCGACGGCGTGTCGGGCCTGCGTCCGGCGTTCAAGAAGGACGGCACGGTGACCGCCGCCAACGCATCGGGCCTGAACGACGGCGCCGCCGCGCTGGTCGTGATGTCGGCCGACGAGGCGGCCAAGCGCGGGCTCGAACCGCTGGCCACGATCAAGAGCTGGGCGACCGCCGGCGTCGACCCGTCGATCATGGGCATCGGCCCCGTCCCCGCGTCCCGCCGCGCGCTGGAAAAGGCCGGCTGGAGCGTCGAGGACCTCGACCTGGTCGAAGCCAACGAAGCCTTTGCCGCGCAGGCGCTCGCCGTCGGCAAGGACATGGGCTGGACCGCCGACAAGGTGAACGTCAACGGCGGCGCGATCGCCATCGGCCACCCGATCGGTGCATCGGGCGCGCGGGTGCTGACGACTCTGCTGTACGAAATGAAGCGCCGCGACGCGAAGAAGGGCCTGGCGACGCTGTGCATCGGCGGCGGCATGGGTATCGCGATGTGCGTCGAGCGGTAA